One genomic segment of Marinitoga piezophila KA3 includes these proteins:
- a CDS encoding DRTGG domain-containing protein encodes MKLKELAKELKAKFIHIPENYKDIDIKFAGASDLMSDFLAFSTPGMLLVTGLTTPQTLTTASVIEAGAILFVRGKTIPKTFLENIEDCEIPLLTTDYSMFYACVKLYKLGIKDAMKTDEESL; translated from the coding sequence ATGAAACTAAAAGAACTTGCAAAAGAACTAAAAGCGAAGTTTATACATATACCTGAAAATTATAAAGATATAGATATAAAATTTGCAGGAGCATCAGATTTAATGAGTGACTTTTTAGCATTCTCAACACCGGGAATGCTGCTTGTTACTGGTTTAACAACACCACAAACATTAACCACTGCCTCTGTAATAGAGGCAGGAGCTATATTATTTGTAAGAGGTAAAACAATACCTAAAACATTTTTAGAAAATATAGAAGATTGTGAAATACCTCTCTTAACAACAGATTATTCAATGTTTTATGCTTGTGTAAAATTATACAAATTGGGAATAAAAGATGCAATGAAAACAGATGAGGAGAGTTTATAA
- a CDS encoding PHP domain-containing protein: protein MAKFYGNFHIHTVLSPCADITMTPDIFLEKISETTLNWIAITDHNTTKHIKTYKNVLSKIDVKVIPGIEVTTREEIHILVYFKKIDDAEEFGKIIESKLIIKEYDPEKLGYQVLANEKGELIEIIKTPYLGSSTDLTIEEVYNLSKKYESMFIPAHIFRYAGLITNLGLPPENINIKIVEVKSEKEKQMAKQLGFNRFIHNTDAHFPEQLIPSCIIESERRTYEEFKKALLNGKVEPLWQP, encoded by the coding sequence GTGGCAAAATTTTATGGGAACTTTCATATACATACAGTTTTATCACCATGTGCTGATATTACAATGACTCCAGACATTTTTCTTGAAAAAATTTCTGAAACAACCTTAAACTGGATAGCAATTACTGATCATAATACAACAAAACACATAAAAACATATAAAAACGTTTTATCTAAAATAGATGTTAAGGTTATTCCCGGGATTGAAGTTACAACCAGGGAAGAAATACACATACTTGTTTATTTTAAAAAAATTGATGATGCAGAAGAATTTGGTAAAATAATAGAATCTAAACTTATTATAAAAGAATATGACCCTGAAAAACTTGGGTATCAGGTATTGGCAAATGAAAAAGGTGAGTTAATAGAAATAATTAAGACGCCGTATTTAGGCAGTTCAACAGATTTAACAATAGAAGAGGTTTATAATCTATCTAAAAAATATGAAAGTATGTTTATTCCTGCGCATATATTTAGATATGCAGGTTTGATAACAAATCTTGGGTTACCTCCTGAGAATATAAATATAAAAATCGTAGAAGTAAAATCTGAAAAAGAAAAACAGATGGCAAAACAATTGGGATTTAATAGATTTATACATAACACCGATGCACATTTTCCAGAACAGCTTATACCTTCGTGTATAATAGAATCGGAAAGAAGAACATATGAAGAATTTAAAAAAGCATTATTAAATGGAAAGGTGGAACCACTTTGGCAACCTTAA
- a CDS encoding histone deacetylase family protein: MKVIYDPRHVFYSPKNEFNGFEIVDNKDKPGRVEVIKEVIQLKYGNIIKSTRDFSRSYLYFVHSSDYVSWLKEKQYTLNENQEYFSTVVGYDMCMDSITPISKNTFEMAWISAKCALTGASYLLEDEELVYTLSRPMGHHAGIAHCGRYSYFNNAALAARYLQKNGDIYVAILDLDFYHGNGTQEIFYEDNTVLTISIHGNPSNHYPYTSGYEWEIGEGEGKGYNINFPLKDEINGRVYLRVLEKALLEIDDFDPDFLIISFGTNTHYEDPDTTFNLKEEDYKEMGNMLSYLNVPKLIVHEGGFNININEKVITRFMDGLKT, translated from the coding sequence ATGAAAGTAATCTATGATCCCCGTCATGTATTTTATTCTCCCAAAAATGAATTTAATGGATTTGAAATAGTAGATAATAAAGATAAACCAGGAAGAGTTGAAGTAATAAAAGAAGTAATTCAATTAAAATATGGCAACATCATTAAAAGTACAAGGGATTTTTCAAGATCCTATTTATACTTTGTGCATTCTTCGGATTATGTAAGCTGGCTTAAAGAAAAACAATATACTTTAAATGAAAATCAGGAATATTTTTCAACAGTAGTTGGATATGACATGTGTATGGATTCAATTACACCAATAAGCAAAAATACATTTGAGATGGCCTGGATTAGTGCAAAATGTGCACTAACAGGCGCATCTTATCTTTTAGAAGACGAAGAACTTGTATATACACTTTCAAGGCCAATGGGGCATCATGCAGGTATTGCCCATTGTGGAAGATATTCATACTTCAATAATGCAGCATTGGCAGCAAGATATCTTCAAAAAAACGGAGATATATACGTGGCAATACTTGATCTGGATTTCTATCATGGCAATGGAACTCAGGAAATCTTCTATGAAGACAATACTGTATTAACAATAAGTATACATGGAAATCCTTCAAACCATTATCCGTATACTTCGGGTTATGAATGGGAAATTGGTGAAGGTGAAGGAAAAGGATATAATATAAATTTTCCATTAAAAGATGAAATAAATGGAAGAGTATATTTAAGAGTGCTTGAAAAAGCATTGCTGGAAATAGATGATTTTGATCCAGATTTTCTTATAATCTCTTTTGGAACAAATACACATTATGAAGATCCAGATACCACATTTAACTTAAAAGAAGAGGATTATAAAGAAATGGGAAATATGCTCTCGTATTTAAATGTACCAAAATTAATTGTACACGAAGGTGGTTTTAATATAAATATAAATGAAAAAGTTATAACCAGATTTATGGACGGATTAAAAACATGA
- a CDS encoding CBS domain-containing protein: MPGEPTELVEKLLQIFSNTKIGEIMTSPAIVVTPETSIRQVKDIMKIKKISGLPVVKKGLKLVGIISIEDIIKVLEKGNLSDFVLKWMTKSVVTINEEDTLSKFVELSQSHKYGRYPVLNNEGKVVGIITKYDVITWLFGKLGSIYVHDQRREKVLNREEYISKLTGDILQNKTASFEFKIDYNDITKIGIGATRLKSFLKKKGIDEKLVRKISIATYEAEANVVIHSESYGEIYCWELEDSIRLLIKDYGKGIENVELAMQEGYSTATEEVRAQGFGAGMGLPNMKRFSDKMTIISESGKGVIIEMLFFK; this comes from the coding sequence ATGCCCGGCGAACCAACGGAATTAGTTGAAAAATTATTGCAAATATTTTCAAACACCAAAATAGGTGAAATAATGACATCACCGGCTATAGTAGTAACTCCTGAAACATCAATAAGACAGGTAAAGGATATTATGAAAATAAAGAAAATATCCGGATTACCTGTTGTAAAAAAAGGGTTAAAACTTGTTGGGATAATTAGCATTGAAGATATAATAAAAGTTCTTGAAAAAGGAAACTTATCAGATTTTGTATTAAAATGGATGACAAAAAGTGTAGTAACAATAAATGAAGAGGATACATTATCAAAATTTGTTGAATTATCACAAAGCCATAAATATGGTCGATATCCTGTTTTAAACAATGAAGGGAAGGTTGTTGGGATAATTACCAAATATGATGTAATAACATGGTTATTTGGTAAGTTAGGAAGTATATACGTACATGATCAGAGACGTGAAAAGGTTCTTAACAGGGAAGAATATATATCCAAACTTACAGGAGATATATTACAGAATAAAACGGCGTCTTTTGAATTTAAAATAGATTATAATGATATCACAAAAATAGGAATAGGAGCAACAAGACTTAAATCATTTTTAAAGAAAAAAGGAATAGATGAAAAATTAGTGAGAAAAATTTCCATAGCTACATATGAAGCAGAGGCAAATGTTGTAATACATTCTGAATCATATGGTGAAATATATTGTTGGGAGCTTGAAGATAGTATAAGATTGCTTATAAAAGATTATGGAAAAGGAATAGAAAATGTTGAACTGGCAATGCAAGAAGGATATTCAACAGCAACAGAAGAAGTAAGAGCGCAGGGATTTGGTGCAGGAATGGGTCTTCCAAACATGAAAAGATTTTCTGATAAAATGACAATAATATCAGAAAGTGGAAAAGGGGTAATAATAGAAATGTTATTCTTTAAATAG
- the thyX gene encoding FAD-dependent thymidylate synthase, whose amino-acid sequence MEEIKILDKGLVKLVDMLGSDRAAVRAARVSYGKELSTDERDKKLIFYLMEHKHHSPFEHQVFTFHIKTPIFIARQWMRHRIGSYNEISRRYTTKYAEEFYIPDHIRVQDTKNKQGSNKIEDENLTREALDIIQKIYEETYNAYNKLMELGVAREMARMVLPVGQYTQFYWTVNTRSLMNFLNLRADSHAQWEIQQYAIAVAKIFKEKLPWTYEAFMKFEYRGDLLK is encoded by the coding sequence ATGGAAGAAATTAAGATTTTAGATAAAGGATTGGTAAAACTTGTTGATATGCTTGGTAGCGATAGAGCTGCAGTAAGAGCAGCACGTGTTTCATACGGAAAAGAGTTATCTACAGATGAAAGAGATAAAAAGCTTATTTTCTATTTAATGGAACACAAACATCACAGTCCATTTGAACATCAGGTATTTACATTTCATATAAAAACACCAATATTTATTGCAAGACAATGGATGAGACATAGAATAGGCAGTTATAATGAAATCTCAAGAAGATATACCACAAAATATGCAGAAGAATTTTATATTCCTGACCATATCAGAGTTCAGGATACAAAAAATAAACAGGGTTCAAATAAAATTGAAGATGAAAATTTAACCAGAGAAGCTCTGGATATAATACAAAAAATATATGAAGAAACATATAATGCATATAATAAATTAATGGAATTAGGTGTTGCAAGGGAAATGGCAAGAATGGTTTTGCCTGTTGGACAATACACGCAGTTTTACTGGACAGTAAATACAAGAAGTTTAATGAATTTCTTAAATTTAAGGGCAGATTCTCATGCTCAATGGGAAATACAACAATACGCAATAGCTGTTGCAAAAATATTTAAAGAAAAACTTCCATGGACATATGAGGCATTTATGAAATTTGAATATAGAGGGGATTTGTTAAAATGA
- a CDS encoding ComEA family DNA-binding protein produces MFRNSKTIFIISLIFFLTIFGGIFYIQTGNKRTEELNGEIKIDLYTASETQLTKIPGIGPKTAKKIIQYREKYGFSSVKDLMKIKGIGEKTYEKIRKYVYLSKSKIILKKKEKKNINNITYEELIEIPGIGPVSAGKIIEYRKYTKIRNEEDLKNIGLTNSQINKLKGVVEFE; encoded by the coding sequence GTGTTCAGGAATAGCAAAACAATTTTTATCATAAGTCTTATATTCTTTTTAACAATATTTGGGGGAATATTTTATATTCAAACTGGGAATAAAAGAACAGAAGAATTAAACGGTGAAATAAAAATAGATTTATATACAGCGAGTGAAACACAATTAACAAAAATTCCAGGAATAGGTCCTAAAACAGCAAAAAAAATAATTCAATACAGAGAAAAATATGGTTTTTCATCAGTAAAAGATTTAATGAAAATAAAAGGAATAGGTGAAAAAACATATGAAAAAATAAGGAAATACGTATATCTTTCAAAAAGCAAAATCATTTTAAAGAAAAAAGAGAAAAAAAATATAAATAATATTACATATGAAGAATTAATTGAAATACCGGGAATAGGACCGGTAAGTGCCGGAAAAATTATAGAATACAGAAAATACACAAAAATAAGAAATGAAGAAGACTTAAAAAATATAGGACTTACAAATAGCCAGATAAACAAATTAAAGGGGGTTGTAGAGTTTGAATAA
- a CDS encoding epoxyqueuosine reductase QueH: MNKILLHVCCAPDLVLAHKRLKEENIEYDTFFYNPNIYPEKEYIKRYEAFKQLKKMWKFKELKSEYNHEEFLELMKNVDVKNEKERCYKCMYQRMEKTAQLAKEKGYKIFSTTLLSSPRKSHDEIKRIGNELANKYNIMFYYNNFRSNNAISEGAKFCKANNIYRQQYCGCEFSLIEAEQLRKKSYEQRKERLKKVLDFDFEHLMNKELLKIPEELYPKYLYENGLEIIKDLKPRIIIIKKDIARDLKIKNGRNKIGNWKSKFIVI; the protein is encoded by the coding sequence TTGAATAAAATTCTATTACATGTATGTTGTGCCCCGGATCTTGTTCTTGCGCATAAAAGATTAAAAGAAGAAAATATCGAATACGATACTTTTTTTTATAATCCCAATATATATCCTGAAAAAGAATACATAAAAAGATATGAAGCATTTAAACAATTAAAAAAAATGTGGAAATTTAAAGAATTAAAAAGCGAATATAATCATGAAGAATTTTTAGAATTAATGAAAAATGTTGATGTAAAAAATGAAAAAGAAAGATGCTATAAATGCATGTATCAAAGGATGGAAAAAACAGCTCAACTTGCAAAAGAAAAAGGATATAAAATATTTTCCACAACATTGCTGTCAAGCCCCCGAAAAAGCCATGATGAAATAAAAAGAATAGGTAATGAACTGGCCAACAAGTATAATATAATGTTCTATTACAATAATTTTAGATCAAACAATGCTATTTCAGAGGGAGCAAAATTTTGTAAGGCTAATAATATATACAGGCAACAATATTGTGGATGTGAATTTTCATTAATTGAAGCAGAACAATTAAGAAAAAAGTCTTACGAACAAAGAAAGGAAAGACTCAAAAAAGTGCTTGATTTTGATTTTGAGCATCTAATGAACAAAGAACTTCTGAAAATCCCTGAAGAACTATATCCTAAATATTTATATGAAAACGGTCTTGAAATAATAAAGGATTTAAAACCAAGAATAATCATTATAAAAAAGGATATAGCGAGAGATTTAAAGATCAAAAATGGTAGAAATAAAATAGGAAATTGGAAATCAAAATTTATAGTAATTTAA
- a CDS encoding 3-dehydroquinate synthase: MLKSIYYNPGTGKSIPIIIKKGKYKEYINVKKSNIIIYDKKIKLIDELNLSNSISVIGNENLKSFDKYLSLIMKLSDKNIKNVVIVGGYSVIDLLGYTMESFERRNEYIYFPSTLQSAIMPPLRGKYYLNFNWKKDFLVQKGYPDAIIIDTTFFESLSPQELKKGFVIPYLLGRVLNSRISKIALNYSKLNFSDIDLEEFIYYSLKQWVYYIENESKVFPGENIIKLFYNKKTGINRNFLDIFGLSFLIELYMSWYFGFLEYELFEEIKKELIENFDIQYKNIEYLNFDEANFNNEFVLFTSSGRIINYKTTYDELNIVLKEIKNHFRGGFL, from the coding sequence ATGTTGAAAAGTATTTATTATAACCCTGGCACAGGAAAAAGTATTCCAATAATAATAAAAAAGGGGAAATACAAAGAATATATAAACGTCAAGAAAAGTAATATCATTATATATGATAAAAAAATAAAACTCATAGATGAATTAAATCTTTCTAACAGCATTTCTGTAATAGGTAATGAAAATTTGAAGAGTTTTGATAAATATCTGTCTTTAATAATGAAATTATCTGATAAAAATATAAAAAATGTTGTGATAGTAGGAGGATATAGCGTAATAGATTTACTTGGATATACCATGGAAAGCTTTGAAAGAAGAAATGAATATATATATTTTCCTTCAACATTACAATCAGCAATAATGCCACCGTTAAGAGGAAAATATTATTTAAATTTTAACTGGAAAAAGGATTTTTTAGTGCAGAAAGGATATCCTGATGCAATAATAATAGATACAACCTTTTTTGAAAGCTTATCTCCGCAGGAACTAAAAAAAGGATTTGTTATTCCTTATCTATTGGGAAGGGTTTTAAATTCCAGAATATCTAAAATAGCTCTAAATTATTCAAAATTAAACTTTTCCGATATAGATCTGGAGGAGTTTATATATTATTCTCTGAAACAATGGGTATATTATATAGAAAATGAGTCAAAAGTTTTTCCGGGGGAAAATATAATTAAATTATTTTATAATAAAAAAACAGGTATTAATAGAAATTTTCTTGATATTTTTGGATTGAGCTTTTTAATAGAGTTATACATGTCATGGTATTTTGGATTTTTAGAATATGAATTATTTGAAGAAATAAAAAAGGAATTAATAGAGAATTTTGATATACAATACAAAAATATAGAATATCTTAATTTTGACGAAGCAAATTTCAACAATGAGTTTGTTTTATTTACATCCTCAGGAAGAATAATAAATTATAAAACCACATATGATGAACTTAATATAGTTTTAAAAGAAATCAAGAACCATTTTAGAGGTGGATTTTTGTGA
- a CDS encoding archease: MNKELEHPADIMYEISGEDIKEILEDFVEVLNKIYSPVVEGINRENEYTISEKEIDDILFDLGNEFLRAIMEGEFPSKIETDNEIIKISYSKIYKINSDIEIKAVAYPKIIDEESKKIRVIFDV, encoded by the coding sequence ATGAATAAAGAATTAGAACATCCAGCAGATATTATGTATGAAATTTCTGGTGAAGATATAAAAGAAATATTAGAAGATTTCGTTGAAGTATTAAATAAAATCTATAGTCCAGTTGTCGAAGGAATAAATAGAGAAAATGAATATACTATCAGCGAAAAAGAAATAGATGATATATTATTTGACCTTGGGAATGAATTTTTAAGAGCGATAATGGAAGGGGAATTTCCCTCAAAAATAGAAACTGATAATGAAATTATAAAAATTTCATATTCAAAAATATATAAAATAAATTCTGACATTGAAATTAAAGCTGTAGCATATCCAAAAATAATTGATGAAGAAAGCAAAAAAATCAGGGTAATATTTGACGTGTGA
- a CDS encoding helix-turn-helix domain-containing protein, with the protein MKGLTEKQKRIYEYINFYINVKGYPPSMREIAEYLNLKSVSTVYSQLKSLEKKGYIELSGKSRGINILKNEKSGFIEVHGEIAENKLKLYSTPFYLKTISSLTIRKINNFYNVFVVEKYKDFSSDFILIVNENLEIIGTIKISEVILDENSYRF; encoded by the coding sequence ATGAAAGGATTAACGGAGAAACAGAAGAGAATATATGAATATATCAATTTTTATATTAATGTAAAGGGATATCCACCGTCGATGAGGGAAATAGCGGAATATTTAAATTTAAAAAGCGTATCGACGGTATATTCTCAATTAAAATCCCTTGAAAAAAAAGGATATATAGAATTATCAGGAAAATCAAGAGGAATAAATATATTAAAGAACGAAAAAAGTGGATTTATAGAAGTTCATGGAGAAATTGCTGAAAATAAATTAAAACTTTATTCCACACCATTTTACCTTAAAACTATAAGTAGTTTAACAATAAGAAAAATCAATAATTTTTATAATGTTTTTGTAGTTGAAAAATATAAAGATTTTAGTAGCGATTTTATTCTAATTGTAAATGAAAATCTTGAAATAATAGGAACAATAAAAATTAGTGAGGTGATTTTAGATGAAAATAGCTATAGGTTCTGA
- a CDS encoding DUF342 domain-containing protein has protein sequence MAITKIKISDDRLKAYLTLIYDGRISSDGELLRALQQAGIKHGIKYDVLRELALKPTYNESIVVAEAIPPKKGKPGYVEIFDLSEEKQDLTHNKKIDFREFAKNIITVKLGDKIGVIHPPTLGEPGKDVTGEEIPGLPGPKAKVVLEKNVDKDEDGNIIAMASGELRISKDMDGTVHIEIEEVYEVNGDVDFSTGNINFPGKVVIRGSVKPGFIVEAEGDIEIYGEVEAAKVVSKKNVKINGIKGGNKGFIKAKNITAKFAENAILEAEEKIEIDKSLINCQVTSAKEVILDGYNSKIVGGEIKALNMVDAYYLGSPMGVGTVIEVGIDPKLYNEYKQLIEITKKNAEELKAITPQLNSIMSKIKKMKVKNENIMYAKKMIDRATLLKAKIEGNKKRILELKKAIEESKNAGVVIARKMLYPGVEVTINNKKFTTEKPISKVKLMNIDNKIQMYGYSES, from the coding sequence ATGGCTATAACTAAAATAAAAATATCAGATGACAGATTAAAAGCATATCTTACTCTAATATACGATGGAAGAATTTCATCAGACGGCGAATTATTGCGTGCTTTACAACAGGCAGGCATAAAGCATGGTATTAAATATGATGTTCTAAGAGAACTGGCTCTCAAACCAACCTATAACGAGAGCATAGTTGTTGCTGAAGCAATACCCCCAAAAAAAGGTAAACCTGGATATGTTGAAATCTTTGATCTCTCAGAGGAAAAACAGGATTTAACCCATAATAAAAAAATAGACTTTAGGGAATTTGCAAAAAATATAATTACAGTAAAATTAGGTGATAAGATAGGGGTAATTCATCCACCTACGCTGGGAGAACCCGGGAAAGATGTAACCGGCGAAGAAATACCGGGATTACCAGGACCTAAAGCAAAAGTCGTTCTTGAAAAAAATGTGGATAAAGATGAAGATGGAAATATTATAGCAATGGCATCAGGAGAATTAAGAATAAGCAAAGATATGGATGGAACAGTTCATATTGAAATAGAAGAAGTATATGAAGTTAATGGTGATGTTGATTTTAGTACAGGAAATATCAATTTCCCGGGTAAAGTTGTAATCAGAGGCTCAGTAAAACCGGGGTTTATTGTTGAAGCTGAAGGAGATATAGAAATATATGGAGAAGTAGAAGCTGCAAAAGTTGTATCTAAGAAAAATGTAAAAATAAATGGAATAAAAGGTGGAAATAAAGGTTTTATAAAAGCAAAAAATATTACAGCGAAATTTGCGGAAAATGCTATTTTAGAAGCTGAAGAAAAAATAGAAATAGATAAATCACTTATAAATTGTCAGGTAACTTCTGCAAAAGAGGTTATACTCGATGGTTACAACAGCAAAATAGTTGGTGGTGAAATAAAAGCTTTAAATATGGTTGATGCATATTATTTAGGAAGTCCTATGGGTGTTGGAACAGTAATAGAAGTTGGGATTGATCCTAAATTATATAATGAATATAAACAACTTATTGAGATTACAAAGAAAAACGCTGAAGAACTTAAAGCAATAACTCCACAACTAAACAGCATAATGTCAAAAATAAAAAAGATGAAAGTAAAAAATGAAAATATAATGTATGCTAAAAAAATGATAGATAGAGCAACATTATTAAAAGCAAAAATAGAAGGAAATAAAAAGAGAATTCTTGAATTAAAAAAGGCGATAGAGGAATCAAAAAATGCAGGTGTTGTAATTGCAAGGAAGATGTTATATCCTGGGGTAGAAGTTACTATTAATAATAAGAAATTTACAACAGAAAAACCTATTAGTAAGGTTAAACTTATGAATATAGACAATAAAATTCAAATGTATGGATACAGCGAGAGTTAA
- a CDS encoding ATP-binding protein: MERLKITINSDVKYIKILREAMKYFLKFNDYEDEEQIFFMELALNEAVANVIEHTYNYDNTKTVDIIFEIENKNFKVYIRDYGEKINLEEVKSRDLDDIKEHGLGVHIISQVFDHMMWKDINEEGNLLILEKSLGD, encoded by the coding sequence ATGGAAAGATTGAAAATAACTATAAACAGCGATGTGAAGTATATAAAAATTTTAAGAGAAGCCATGAAGTATTTTTTAAAGTTTAATGATTATGAAGATGAAGAACAGATATTCTTTATGGAATTGGCTTTAAATGAAGCTGTAGCCAATGTAATAGAACATACTTATAATTATGATAATACAAAAACAGTCGATATAATATTTGAAATTGAAAATAAGAATTTTAAAGTATATATTAGAGATTATGGAGAAAAAATAAATCTGGAAGAGGTTAAATCAAGGGATTTAGACGATATTAAGGAACATGGATTGGGAGTACACATAATTTCTCAGGTTTTTGACCATATGATGTGGAAAGATATAAATGAGGAAGGGAATTTGCTAATTTTAGAAAAAAGTCTGGGGGATTAA
- the rpiB gene encoding ribose 5-phosphate isomerase B yields MKIAIGSDHAAFKMKEHLKEYLSKKGIEVIDMGPETEERVDYPVYAKKVCDKVVNNEVDYGILMCGTGLGMSIAANKVKGIRATLAYYPKMAELARQHNNANVLVLGGRTMGFELAEWTVDTFLSTDFEGGRHERRINLISEMEENL; encoded by the coding sequence ATGAAAATAGCTATAGGTTCTGATCATGCAGCATTTAAAATGAAAGAACATTTAAAAGAATATTTATCAAAAAAAGGTATTGAAGTAATTGATATGGGACCGGAAACAGAAGAAAGAGTGGATTATCCTGTATATGCAAAAAAAGTTTGTGATAAGGTTGTAAATAATGAAGTTGATTATGGTATACTAATGTGTGGAACAGGTTTAGGAATGTCTATAGCAGCTAACAAAGTAAAAGGGATTAGAGCTACACTTGCATACTATCCAAAAATGGCAGAACTAGCAAGACAACATAATAATGCAAACGTATTGGTTCTTGGTGGAAGAACAATGGGTTTTGAACTGGCAGAATGGACAGTAGATACATTCTTATCAACAGATTTTGAAGGAGGGAGACACGAAAGAAGGATAAACCTTATATCCGAAATGGAGGAAAACTTATGA
- a CDS encoding tetratricopeptide repeat protein, giving the protein MKKAFLLLLITVYVVIGINAENIAETYLKTFDITKLMDSENVAVKTFAYFELYYEKNYSGYLKAANELRAKYNNLLTYREKEIFDIMSGVNPITTLKPIERFKELLKKYPDDPLINILLLEFEYKQWKITGDPKLAKEILNKIEYIEKKYGNTPFSIYYKSNFLFKSRIYGNKEDAYNLIKNGVKTYPDNRKIIETYIKIAGYLEKYKEDKELFGEIAHTYIDMPEPSMDLMLIIVNYYIYLNDTQKAEKTLKEIIIPNTRNSKILALSYELLGDISETYTQKMNYYKKALQIIPDNGRVLSKWALAMLKVDREKYKTLARISLNKALTIDGKLSDEAEKALEDLRNEIKIHVMLNYVLPLVLFVVVALGIIIFYEKWKEKKEMEKLQNEIEGENEDGRN; this is encoded by the coding sequence ATGAAAAAAGCGTTCTTATTATTATTAATAACGGTGTATGTGGTTATAGGGATAAATGCTGAAAACATTGCTGAAACATATTTAAAAACATTTGATATAACAAAATTAATGGATTCTGAAAATGTAGCGGTAAAAACATTTGCATATTTTGAACTCTATTACGAAAAAAATTATAGCGGGTATTTAAAAGCTGCAAATGAATTAAGAGCAAAATACAACAATCTTCTAACCTACAGAGAAAAAGAAATATTCGATATAATGTCCGGTGTAAATCCAATAACAACATTAAAGCCAATAGAACGATTTAAAGAATTATTAAAAAAATATCCAGATGATCCACTTATAAACATATTATTATTGGAATTTGAATATAAACAATGGAAAATAACAGGGGATCCAAAATTAGCAAAAGAAATATTAAATAAAATAGAATATATTGAAAAAAAATATGGTAACACACCATTTTCGATTTATTATAAATCGAATTTTTTATTTAAATCCAGAATATATGGAAACAAAGAAGATGCATATAATCTTATAAAAAACGGTGTAAAAACATATCCGGATAATAGAAAAATAATAGAAACTTATATAAAAATAGCTGGATATCTTGAAAAATATAAAGAAGATAAAGAATTATTTGGAGAAATAGCTCATACATATATAGACATGCCAGAACCTTCAATGGATTTAATGCTTATAATAGTTAATTACTATATTTACCTTAATGATACACAAAAAGCTGAAAAAACCTTAAAAGAAATAATTATTCCAAATACACGTAATTCCAAAATACTTGCTTTAAGTTATGAATTACTGGGTGATATATCAGAAACATATACACAAAAAATGAATTATTATAAAAAAGCCCTTCAAATAATACCTGATAATGGAAGGGTATTGTCAAAATGGGCTCTTGCAATGTTAAAAGTTGATAGAGAAAAATACAAAACACTTGCAAGAATATCGTTAAATAAAGCATTAACAATAGATGGAAAACTATCAGATGAAGCAGAAAAAGCGTTAGAAGATTTGAGAAATGAAATTAAAATACATGTTATGTTAAATTATGTTCTGCCACTTGTTCTTTTTGTTGTAGTGGCATTGGGGATAATAATATTCTATGAAAAATGGAAAGAAAAAAAAGAAATGGAAAAACTTCAAAATGAAATAGAAGGGGAAAACGAAGATGGAAGAAATTAA